A window from Sphingobacterium hotanense encodes these proteins:
- a CDS encoding DinB family protein has protein sequence MNQLKSDEYPAIFSDYIETVTGDVMEELTSQIETFPEFIASIPESMGSYAYAEDKWTIKEVLCHILDCERVMAYRALRFGRNDMTALAAFEQDEFVSNGRHNERKLADIAEEFIHLRKANLYLFNAFDENELARKGMASDRLISVRALLYVIAGHLNHHVIILKARYLKNQNLSNDVV, from the coding sequence ATGAACCAACTCAAATCTGATGAATACCCAGCGATATTCAGTGACTATATAGAAACCGTAACTGGGGACGTTATGGAGGAGCTGACGAGCCAAATCGAGACATTTCCCGAATTTATTGCGAGCATTCCAGAGAGTATGGGGTCCTATGCATATGCCGAGGATAAATGGACAATCAAAGAGGTGTTATGCCATATCTTGGATTGTGAACGGGTGATGGCCTATCGGGCGCTACGCTTCGGGCGAAATGATATGACTGCATTAGCAGCTTTTGAACAAGACGAATTTGTATCTAACGGACGCCATAACGAGCGCAAGTTAGCTGATATTGCAGAAGAATTTATTCACTTAAGGAAGGCAAATCTATACTTATTTAATGCCTTTGATGAAAACGAACTTGCCCGAAAAGGTATGGCATCCGATCGATTGATCAGTGTGAGGGCGCTATTGTATGTTATTGCTGGCCACCTTAACCATCATGTGATTATCTTGAAAGCTCGCTATTTGAAGAATCAAAACTTAAGTAACGATGTGGTTTAG
- a CDS encoding DUF1338 domain-containing protein translates to MHFEEKKPIDIVLNDLFEHYRENVADVDKITKALLEREVVQSQDDIVNDHIAFRTLGVPNLGIKSFEKIFLSFGYQKKDYFYFEGKKLDAYWFAPPSPEYPRIFVSELRVSELSQPVQDIIIKYTKDITSDPVDHLDLNNGEEAAAFLQKPLWDLPTSEEYQTLLAESEYAAWVIYNRYYLNHYTISIHELKDGYNTLEEFNAFLESIGVKLNTSGGKIKTSEDGLLRQSSTVSALYDATFADGKTIQIAGSYVEFAERSVLPEFKDIPKEQIEAKHRRDGFETNNADKIFESTYTTQIKG, encoded by the coding sequence ATGCATTTCGAGGAAAAGAAGCCCATCGACATTGTGTTAAACGATTTATTCGAGCACTACCGTGAAAATGTCGCTGATGTAGATAAAATTACCAAAGCACTGTTGGAGCGCGAAGTTGTACAGTCGCAAGATGATATCGTAAATGACCATATCGCCTTCCGTACTTTAGGTGTCCCTAATCTTGGCATTAAATCCTTCGAGAAAATCTTCCTTTCTTTCGGCTATCAGAAGAAAGATTATTTCTATTTCGAAGGCAAGAAACTAGATGCTTACTGGTTTGCTCCACCTTCTCCGGAATATCCCAGAATATTCGTTTCAGAATTAAGAGTTTCAGAACTGAGCCAGCCGGTTCAGGACATCATTATAAAATATACAAAAGATATTACCTCCGATCCTGTAGATCATTTAGATCTTAACAATGGCGAGGAGGCGGCAGCATTTTTGCAGAAACCACTGTGGGATTTGCCGACTTCCGAAGAATATCAGACACTTTTAGCAGAAAGCGAATATGCGGCATGGGTAATTTACAATCGATATTACCTCAACCACTATACCATCAGTATCCACGAATTGAAAGATGGTTATAATACGTTGGAAGAATTCAACGCTTTCTTAGAAAGCATTGGTGTTAAGCTGAATACTTCCGGCGGAAAGATAAAGACCAGCGAAGACGGATTACTTCGTCAGAGCAGTACGGTTTCAGCACTCTATGATGCTACTTTTGCCGATGGAAAGACCATACAAATTGCAGGCAGCTATGTAGAATTCGCTGAGCGCTCCGTACTACCTGAATTTAAAGATATTCCAAAAGAGCAGATTGAAGCAAAGCATCGTCGAGACGGTTTTGAAACCAACAATGCTGATAAGATTTTCGAAAGTACATACACAACTCAAATAAAAGGTTAG
- a CDS encoding pyridoxine 5'-phosphate synthase, with product MTKLSVNINKIATLRNSRGGNVPNVLTAALACERFGAEGITVHPRPDERHIRYQDVYDLKANIQTEFNIEGNCQEQKFIDLVLANTPTQVTLVPDALGQITSNHGWDTIKYKDYLSDMVKLFKDKGIRVSIFVDPIEEMVEAAAETGTDRIELYTEAFAAEYGFNKEEAIAPYFKAALKAREVGLGLNAGHDLDLNNLQYFNQHIPELLEVSIGHALIADALYLGLEETIKRYLAALK from the coding sequence ATGACTAAACTATCCGTAAATATTAACAAAATAGCGACATTACGTAATTCGAGAGGCGGCAATGTTCCGAATGTGTTAACTGCCGCACTTGCTTGCGAACGCTTCGGAGCCGAAGGAATTACCGTTCATCCGAGACCCGACGAGCGCCATATCCGTTATCAGGATGTGTATGACTTGAAGGCTAATATTCAGACAGAATTCAATATCGAAGGTAACTGTCAGGAACAAAAGTTTATTGACCTGGTGCTGGCAAATACGCCTACGCAGGTAACCTTAGTGCCGGATGCATTAGGTCAGATTACATCAAATCACGGATGGGATACCATTAAGTACAAAGACTACCTTTCAGATATGGTGAAGCTCTTTAAAGATAAGGGAATTCGTGTATCTATTTTTGTGGATCCAATTGAGGAAATGGTGGAAGCTGCCGCAGAAACAGGCACCGATCGTATCGAGCTATATACCGAAGCTTTTGCTGCAGAATATGGGTTTAATAAGGAAGAGGCTATCGCTCCTTATTTTAAAGCAGCGCTGAAGGCACGCGAAGTAGGACTAGGATTAAATGCCGGTCATGACTTGGACTTAAATAACCTTCAATATTTCAATCAGCATATTCCGGAGTTATTAGAAGTAAGTATTGGACATGCATTAATTGCCGATGCTCTTTATCTAGGTTTGGAAGAAACTATCAAACGCTATTTGGCGGCATTGAAATAG
- a CDS encoding hotdog fold thioesterase, with product MWFREYSLEEINSYFAINMTGFLDIKATSITEDALVAEMPVTEKVKQPFGILHGGASVVLAESVGSIASALIIDMDKYAAVGLDINANHLRPVTKGKVFATCKPLHIGKTTHVWDIRIADERGKPVCISRLTMAIIKKP from the coding sequence ATGTGGTTTAGAGAATATTCTTTGGAGGAAATCAACTCCTATTTCGCCATCAATATGACTGGCTTTCTCGATATCAAAGCAACTTCTATCACAGAAGACGCCTTAGTTGCTGAGATGCCCGTTACAGAAAAGGTAAAACAGCCATTCGGCATTTTACATGGCGGTGCATCTGTTGTTCTTGCGGAATCTGTGGGGAGTATCGCTTCGGCGTTGATTATCGACATGGACAAGTATGCGGCAGTTGGATTAGATATCAATGCCAACCACCTTCGTCCTGTAACTAAAGGCAAGGTTTTCGCAACTTGCAAGCCCCTTCATATTGGAAAGACGACGCATGTATGGGATATTCGCATTGCCGACGAACGCGGAAAACCAGTGTGTATTTCCCGGTTGACGATGGCGATCATCAAGAAGCCTTAA
- a CDS encoding sensor histidine kinase, with amino-acid sequence MKQHPYRYNKQQWKFLLFLFAALIATASLLYSNYLVKNLSKSERTKAEVWAMSTKSIVTMPDVNDEFISFISAVRDSLSLPAIITDENETIVAWRDLDSTKTDNSADPDSTKQYDPDYFQKQLNKMKKAHPPIHISLDSGQEWRVYYRDSDALAQLRIFPYLQLSLIAIFLIIAYTVFNSIRDSEQNLVWVGMAKEAAHQLGTPISSMMGWLELARVTYDAEDDSVFNEMERDIKRLEIVADRFSKIGSTPSLSNHAVYPVVEEYVNYFKVRTSQRITFELEGDQQVEAKLNVQVFDWIIENLLKNAVNAIEAEGKISINISENIAKEEIFIDISDTGKGIPRANWETIFQPGYTTRKRGWGLGLSLTKRMVYYHQGQIFVKESEIGKGTTFRIILKSNLRYEPTQI; translated from the coding sequence ATGAAGCAACATCCGTATCGATATAACAAGCAACAATGGAAGTTTTTATTGTTTTTATTTGCGGCCTTGATTGCTACGGCCTCACTTTTATATAGCAATTACCTGGTTAAAAATCTTTCAAAATCCGAACGTACCAAGGCAGAGGTCTGGGCGATGTCTACCAAGAGCATTGTGACGATGCCGGATGTGAACGATGAGTTTATCAGTTTTATTTCCGCCGTGCGCGATAGTTTGAGCTTGCCCGCAATTATTACGGACGAGAATGAAACGATTGTTGCCTGGCGCGATTTAGACAGCACCAAGACCGACAACAGTGCAGACCCAGACTCGACCAAGCAGTATGATCCGGATTATTTCCAAAAGCAGCTGAATAAAATGAAGAAGGCCCATCCGCCGATTCATATTTCTTTGGATAGCGGGCAGGAATGGCGCGTGTACTACCGTGACTCGGATGCCTTAGCGCAATTACGTATATTCCCGTATTTGCAACTTTCGCTGATTGCGATCTTCTTAATTATTGCCTATACGGTCTTCAATTCCATTCGAGATTCGGAGCAGAACCTGGTTTGGGTGGGGATGGCCAAGGAGGCCGCTCATCAATTAGGAACACCTATTTCATCGATGATGGGTTGGCTAGAGCTTGCTCGTGTTACGTACGATGCCGAAGACGACAGCGTCTTCAATGAGATGGAACGTGACATCAAACGCTTGGAAATTGTTGCTGATCGTTTTTCAAAAATTGGCTCTACACCTTCACTCTCCAACCATGCAGTTTACCCGGTCGTGGAAGAGTATGTGAATTATTTTAAAGTTAGAACCAGTCAGCGTATTACATTCGAGCTTGAAGGCGACCAGCAGGTGGAGGCAAAATTGAATGTGCAAGTATTCGATTGGATCATCGAAAACCTGCTAAAAAATGCGGTGAATGCTATCGAAGCTGAAGGTAAGATTAGCATTAACATTTCTGAAAACATTGCAAAAGAAGAAATTTTTATAGACATTAGCGACACCGGAAAAGGTATCCCTAGGGCAAATTGGGAGACTATTTTTCAACCAGGATATACGACCCGCAAACGAGGCTGGGGCTTAGGGCTAAGTTTGACGAAACGTATGGTCTACTACCATCAGGGACAAATTTTTGTTAAAGAATCCGAAATAGGAAAAGGAACCACATTTAGAATTATCTTAAAAAGTAATTTACGCTATGAACCAACTCAAATCTGA
- a CDS encoding FAD-binding and (Fe-S)-binding domain-containing protein — protein MIEEELALLTPQLGGELYWDEKMRLLYATDASAYREIPLAVAYPKDKQDIALLIQFANQHQVSLIPRTAGTSLAGQVVGSGIVVDVSKYFTSILEVNAEENWVRVQPGVIRDELNRFLRPHQLYFGPETSTANRAMIGGMVGNNSCGSNSLIYGSAREHTLEIKALLSDGSEVEFKALSFEEFNEKCSLDSLEGKIYKHIRTMLSNYPNQQEIRTNFPKAAIMRRNTGYAIDMLLDTDPFTAGKEPFNFCKLICGSEGTLAFITEIKLHVDPLNTNPTGLLCVHFASLQDALHANLIALKHKPLVSELMDSYILERTKDNLEQSKNRFFVEGEPAAVLIVEYDGKDQGEIFRKVEAVEAEMRAHGLGYHFPLVLGADKKLVWDLRKAGLGLLSNVPGDDKPVAVIEDTAVAVEDLPAYIADFNQILEKYNLYAVHYAHAATGELHLRPIINLKTEAGNQLFREIASEIAHLVKKYNGSLSGEHGDGRLRGEFIPLMIGDHNYQLLKEIKHTWDPRGIFNPGKIVDTPSMNSFLRYEPGQQNRAIKTVFRYPNQTYIQHVEQCNGSGDCRKSHLSGGTMCPSYMASKNEKDTTRARANILREMITHSSKENPFDHEEIKEIMDLCLSCKACKSECPSSVDMAKLKAEFLQGYYDANGVPMRSRMIGHVDTLTQLMQPVAGLYNAVVGNKLTGGIVKRILGFAPQRHIPKIANKTLRKWYTQQDKDYIAGKQPIKSVYFFCDEFTNFNEVDLGKKAVIFLEKLGYQVLMVPHAFSGRALLSKGLLREAKKLANRNVAIFADRLNSNTKMVAVEPSTILTFRDEYVDLVDEHLVEAAERIAPFALTIEEFIWEEFQAGNISSSQFTAEEKEILLHGHCQQKAWGLLATVNQILAIPANYKVKNIPSGCCGMAGSFGYEKEHYEMSMQIGELVLFPTVRAKSKEAIIAAPGASCRHQIKDGTSETALHPVEILFQALKN, from the coding sequence ATGATAGAAGAGGAGTTGGCTCTGCTTACACCTCAATTAGGCGGTGAACTTTATTGGGATGAGAAAATGCGTCTGTTGTATGCAACAGATGCATCTGCTTATCGCGAAATTCCTTTGGCAGTCGCTTATCCAAAAGATAAGCAGGACATAGCCCTGCTCATTCAATTTGCAAATCAGCATCAGGTTTCTTTAATTCCACGTACGGCCGGAACGTCCCTCGCAGGACAGGTTGTAGGGTCCGGAATTGTGGTCGATGTATCGAAGTATTTTACCTCCATTTTAGAGGTAAATGCAGAGGAAAATTGGGTAAGGGTACAACCGGGAGTCATTCGTGATGAGTTGAACAGGTTCCTCAGGCCGCATCAATTATACTTCGGACCCGAAACGTCGACTGCCAACCGAGCGATGATCGGCGGTATGGTCGGCAATAACTCTTGCGGATCTAATTCGCTAATCTATGGCAGTGCCCGCGAGCATACTTTAGAAATAAAAGCGTTACTTAGTGATGGTTCGGAAGTCGAGTTCAAAGCGTTGTCCTTCGAAGAATTTAATGAAAAATGTAGTTTGGACAGCCTGGAGGGTAAAATCTACAAGCATATCCGAACCATGTTGAGCAATTATCCGAATCAGCAGGAAATCAGGACGAACTTTCCAAAGGCCGCTATCATGCGCCGTAATACCGGCTATGCGATCGACATGCTTTTGGATACAGATCCATTTACCGCAGGAAAGGAGCCTTTTAACTTCTGTAAGCTCATTTGTGGCTCTGAGGGTACACTTGCCTTCATCACCGAGATAAAGCTGCATGTAGATCCTTTAAATACAAATCCTACCGGTCTGCTCTGTGTTCACTTTGCAAGCCTCCAAGATGCCCTGCATGCTAACCTCATTGCGCTGAAGCACAAGCCGCTCGTTAGTGAGTTGATGGATAGTTATATCCTTGAGCGCACAAAAGATAATTTAGAACAATCAAAGAACCGTTTCTTTGTGGAAGGGGAGCCTGCTGCGGTCTTAATCGTCGAGTATGATGGCAAAGATCAGGGCGAAATATTCCGCAAAGTGGAGGCTGTAGAAGCCGAAATGCGAGCACACGGACTAGGCTACCATTTCCCGCTGGTTCTAGGAGCCGACAAGAAACTGGTGTGGGATTTACGAAAGGCCGGGCTAGGCTTACTGAGCAATGTTCCGGGCGATGATAAACCAGTGGCGGTGATCGAAGATACGGCCGTCGCGGTAGAAGATTTGCCCGCCTATATTGCAGACTTCAACCAGATTCTGGAAAAGTATAACCTCTATGCGGTGCATTATGCACATGCGGCGACCGGCGAACTACACCTACGTCCCATCATCAATCTAAAGACCGAGGCGGGCAATCAGCTCTTTCGGGAAATAGCATCGGAAATCGCTCATCTCGTAAAGAAATACAATGGATCGCTCAGTGGAGAGCATGGTGATGGCCGCTTAAGAGGTGAGTTTATCCCATTAATGATTGGCGACCATAACTATCAGTTATTAAAAGAGATCAAGCATACCTGGGATCCTAGGGGTATATTTAACCCGGGAAAGATCGTCGATACGCCGTCCATGAATAGCTTCTTGCGGTATGAACCGGGACAGCAGAATCGTGCCATAAAGACGGTGTTCCGCTATCCGAATCAAACTTACATTCAACATGTAGAGCAGTGTAACGGATCTGGAGACTGTCGAAAATCCCATTTGTCGGGAGGAACCATGTGTCCCTCGTATATGGCGAGCAAGAACGAGAAGGATACGACCAGAGCCAGAGCAAACATCCTGCGCGAAATGATTACGCACTCAAGCAAAGAGAATCCCTTTGATCATGAGGAGATCAAAGAGATCATGGATCTTTGTTTAAGCTGCAAAGCCTGTAAATCCGAATGTCCTTCCAGTGTCGATATGGCTAAACTCAAAGCCGAATTCCTACAAGGCTATTACGATGCCAATGGTGTTCCGATGCGCTCTAGGATGATTGGCCACGTGGATACTCTTACGCAGCTAATGCAGCCTGTCGCCGGCTTATACAATGCTGTGGTCGGGAATAAACTGACAGGAGGGATTGTGAAGCGTATTTTGGGCTTTGCGCCGCAACGCCATATTCCCAAGATTGCTAATAAGACCCTAAGAAAATGGTACACCCAACAAGATAAAGATTATATCGCCGGCAAACAGCCGATCAAGTCAGTTTATTTTTTCTGCGATGAGTTTACCAATTTCAATGAAGTTGATTTAGGAAAGAAAGCCGTTATATTTCTGGAAAAATTGGGGTACCAGGTACTCATGGTGCCACACGCATTCTCCGGACGCGCGCTTTTGTCTAAAGGGCTTCTTCGCGAAGCAAAAAAACTGGCGAATAGAAATGTTGCTATTTTTGCCGACCGATTAAATTCCAATACCAAGATGGTGGCTGTAGAGCCATCGACAATACTGACCTTCCGGGATGAATACGTCGATCTTGTGGATGAGCACCTCGTGGAAGCAGCCGAGAGAATTGCGCCATTCGCATTGACCATAGAAGAGTTTATATGGGAGGAATTCCAAGCAGGAAATATCTCCTCGTCGCAGTTCACAGCAGAAGAGAAGGAAATCTTATTACATGGCCACTGTCAACAGAAAGCCTGGGGATTGTTGGCAACAGTAAACCAGATTTTAGCGATTCCCGCAAACTACAAAGTTAAAAATATACCTTCCGGATGCTGCGGTATGGCTGGTTCCTTTGGATACGAGAAAGAGCATTACGAGATGTCTATGCAGATCGGTGAGCTCGTGTTATTTCCTACGGTCCGCGCGAAATCAAAAGAAGCGATCATCGCCGCACCGGGTGCAAGTTGCCGCCATCAAATAAAAGATGGAACATCCGAAACCGCGCTCCATCCTGTCGAAATATTATTTCAGGCATTGAAGAATTAA
- a CDS encoding sugar MFS transporter: MTTQNNQSTVGPMIIIGALFFIFGFATWLNSLLIPYLRIACELTEVQSYFVTFAFYIAYLVMAPVSTWVLNRFGFKNGMAISLGIMAVGALLFIPAAYSRTYLLFLTGLFVMGGGLAILQTASNPYITILGPVETAAKRISIMGICNKFAGALAPIILGYFLNLSEADKVQQSLATMSPEESAQALDKIALQVVNPYIGIVVVLIILAVWISRANLPEVKGDEEEDATHHNVSEGKQSIFDFPHVILGFICLFLYVGVEVLAGDTIIAYGTYLGIPLDTAKFFTSFTMVSMVIGYIVGIVAIPKYLSQETALKLCAILGAILTVGIVFTDGMVSLTLVGLLGLANSLVWPAIWPLALKGVGKFTSAASGILVMGIAGGAVIPLIYGQIAHSVGSHQAYWIALPCYLYILYYAVAGHKVRK, encoded by the coding sequence ATGACCACTCAGAATAATCAATCAACCGTCGGACCAATGATTATCATTGGTGCCCTGTTCTTTATTTTTGGATTCGCAACTTGGCTAAATTCCCTATTAATTCCTTACTTAAGAATTGCTTGTGAGTTGACTGAAGTACAATCGTACTTTGTGACCTTCGCATTCTACATTGCATATTTAGTGATGGCGCCGGTTTCGACATGGGTATTGAATAGATTCGGATTTAAAAATGGTATGGCGATATCACTTGGTATCATGGCAGTAGGTGCCCTATTATTTATACCTGCAGCCTACTCGCGTACGTATTTATTATTCCTGACCGGTTTATTTGTCATGGGTGGTGGTTTAGCCATCTTACAAACAGCTTCAAATCCCTATATTACTATTTTAGGACCTGTAGAAACTGCTGCAAAACGTATCAGTATCATGGGTATCTGTAATAAATTTGCTGGTGCTCTTGCTCCGATTATCTTAGGTTACTTTTTGAACTTAAGTGAGGCAGATAAAGTACAACAATCTTTAGCTACGATGAGTCCTGAAGAATCGGCACAGGCTTTGGATAAGATCGCCTTACAGGTGGTTAACCCTTATATCGGTATCGTTGTAGTGTTGATCATTTTAGCAGTTTGGATTTCGCGCGCTAACCTTCCTGAAGTAAAAGGTGACGAAGAAGAAGATGCAACACATCACAATGTCTCTGAAGGCAAGCAAAGTATTTTTGACTTCCCACATGTGATCTTAGGATTCATCTGTTTATTCTTATATGTAGGTGTTGAAGTATTGGCAGGTGATACCATTATTGCTTACGGAACTTACTTAGGAATTCCATTAGATACGGCTAAATTCTTTACCTCGTTCACGATGGTTTCTATGGTTATCGGTTATATCGTTGGTATCGTTGCGATTCCAAAATACCTTTCTCAAGAGACCGCTTTAAAATTATGTGCTATTCTAGGTGCGATCTTAACGGTAGGTATTGTTTTCACTGATGGTATGGTTTCCCTAACCTTAGTAGGTTTATTAGGTTTAGCCAACTCATTAGTATGGCCTGCGATTTGGCCATTGGCATTAAAAGGAGTTGGTAAATTTACGAGTGCGGCATCAGGTATTCTAGTAATGGGTATTGCCGGTGGTGCTGTTATTCCATTAATATACGGTCAAATTGCACACTCAGTAGGCTCACACCAAGCTTATTGGATCGCATTGCCATGTTATCTGTATATTCTTTATTACGCAGTAGCGGGTCATAAAGTTCGAAAATAA
- the cdaA gene encoding diadenylate cyclase CdaA — protein sequence MDGLDFNLLSGFRLLDFIDIILVAIIIYYVYSLIKGTIAVNILIGVGLFYGIYLVVKQMEMRLLTEIFGGFISVGSIALIVVFQQEIRRFLLHIGKNISLRRKKFFWSVFGTKKATHADNTEFIKPIVEACQNMSKSKTGALLVFSRYFDEEYYQTSGTIIDAPVSKRLLESIFFKNSPLHDGAVIIVDNRIMTASSVLPLSDSDDLPPQFGLRHRAAIGVTEVSEAFAVIVSEETGEISFAKDGNINMNLTAQELEKILAEEL from the coding sequence ATGGATGGACTGGATTTCAATCTCTTAAGCGGCTTTCGCCTGCTTGACTTTATCGATATCATTCTGGTAGCTATCATTATTTACTATGTGTATAGCTTGATCAAAGGAACTATCGCCGTTAATATTCTAATCGGAGTAGGGCTTTTCTATGGTATCTATCTTGTTGTGAAGCAGATGGAGATGCGCCTGCTGACGGAGATATTCGGCGGTTTCATATCCGTAGGATCCATTGCATTGATTGTTGTATTCCAGCAAGAGATACGACGTTTCCTCCTACACATCGGAAAGAATATATCATTGCGCCGTAAGAAGTTCTTTTGGTCCGTATTTGGAACAAAGAAAGCTACACACGCAGATAATACCGAATTTATAAAGCCGATCGTCGAGGCCTGCCAGAACATGTCAAAATCTAAAACAGGTGCATTGCTGGTCTTCTCACGTTATTTTGATGAGGAATACTATCAAACGAGTGGCACTATTATCGATGCGCCCGTTTCGAAGCGCCTTCTGGAGAGCATATTCTTTAAAAACTCCCCCTTACACGATGGGGCTGTCATCATTGTCGATAATCGAATCATGACCGCTAGTTCGGTATTGCCGCTGTCGGACTCTGATGATCTTCCTCCGCAGTTCGGACTTAGACATCGTGCCGCAATCGGCGTGACGGAAGTTTCGGAAGCTTTCGCAGTTATTGTTTCAGAAGAAACAGGCGAAATCTCCTTTGCAAAAGATGGCAACATAAATATGAATCTAACTGCACAGGAGTTAGAGAAGATTCTTGCGGAAGAACTCTAA
- a CDS encoding DUF2911 domain-containing protein has translation MKKIALTLLLASGLIFSAQQADAQIKLPPASSTQFILQDLGISQVSVVYQRPNMKGRTIFGDLVPYDQIWRTGANNATNITFQSDVKIEGQNLEAGTYALFTIPGKEEWTIIFNKNAKQWGAYTYDKADDVLRVKIKPRALTNPIETFTIAFEEVNDQNLKACLLWEKTKVSFLIEVDQKAEILASIDEAMQGEKKPYFQAAQYYYTHGLDIKKAAEWMVEADKGNTKAAHIKYWKSLILAKAGDKKGAIKAAEEGLKMAKSQNNGEYVKLNTQALEAAKK, from the coding sequence ATGAAAAAAATTGCATTAACACTCCTGCTAGCTTCAGGACTAATCTTCAGCGCACAACAAGCTGATGCGCAGATTAAATTACCTCCTGCGAGTAGTACACAATTTATACTTCAAGATTTAGGGATCAGCCAAGTTAGCGTAGTCTACCAGCGTCCAAACATGAAGGGTAGAACGATTTTCGGTGATCTTGTTCCATACGATCAAATTTGGCGTACAGGCGCAAACAACGCGACGAACATTACGTTTCAAAGTGATGTAAAAATCGAAGGTCAGAATTTAGAGGCAGGTACTTATGCATTGTTCACCATTCCTGGAAAAGAGGAATGGACCATTATTTTCAACAAGAACGCGAAACAGTGGGGTGCTTATACCTACGATAAAGCAGATGATGTTTTGCGCGTTAAAATAAAACCACGCGCATTAACCAACCCAATCGAAACATTTACCATTGCTTTTGAAGAGGTAAACGATCAGAATCTAAAGGCTTGCTTACTATGGGAGAAAACGAAAGTTTCCTTCTTGATCGAAGTAGATCAGAAAGCAGAGATCTTAGCAAGCATTGATGAGGCAATGCAAGGTGAGAAAAAGCCTTATTTCCAAGCAGCTCAATATTACTATACCCATGGCTTAGATATCAAGAAAGCGGCAGAATGGATGGTAGAAGCTGACAAAGGCAATACTAAAGCAGCTCATATCAAATATTGGAAATCCTTGATCTTGGCGAAAGCTGGCGACAAAAAAGGTGCGATAAAAGCTGCTGAAGAGGGATTGAAGATGGCGAAATCCCAGAACAACGGTGAGTATGTAAAGTTGAATACGCAAGCATTAGAAGCTGCTAAGAAATAG